A genomic window from Anthocerotibacter panamensis C109 includes:
- a CDS encoding response regulator transcription factor, producing MSTTKILVVDDELTIRTLVRRYLEREGYQVEIAENGEMALRLFEQMEPELVVLDLMLPDINGYELCQRMQSRTNVYILMLTARSDESDKVQGFALGADDYLTKPFSLKELSARISAILKRQRSSSQPTDQILKYRSIAIDPVRREVRMAGSDLIELTALEFDLLYLLAQAPGKVWRRSDLIREVWGYDYVGDERVVDVHIGQIRKKLENNTSEPLFVKTVRGVGYKFDEGPGN from the coding sequence ATGAGCACAACAAAGATTTTGGTTGTAGACGATGAACTGACCATAAGAACCCTGGTGCGTCGCTATCTGGAGCGAGAAGGCTATCAGGTTGAGATTGCTGAGAATGGGGAGATGGCCTTACGTCTGTTCGAGCAGATGGAGCCGGAATTGGTGGTTCTGGACCTGATGCTCCCGGATATCAACGGCTACGAACTCTGCCAACGGATGCAGAGCCGCACCAATGTCTATATCTTGATGCTCACCGCCCGTTCGGATGAATCTGACAAGGTACAGGGGTTTGCCCTCGGGGCGGACGACTACCTGACCAAACCGTTTAGCCTCAAGGAACTCAGTGCCCGCATCTCAGCCATCCTCAAAAGACAACGCAGCAGTAGCCAGCCGACCGATCAAATCCTCAAATACCGCTCCATTGCCATTGATCCGGTACGCCGTGAGGTGCGGATGGCTGGGTCGGACCTCATCGAACTGACAGCCCTGGAGTTTGATCTACTCTACCTGCTGGCCCAGGCTCCAGGAAAAGTCTGGCGGCGCTCGGACCTCATCCGCGAGGTGTGGGGCTATGACTATGTAGGGGACGAACGGGTCGTAGATGTGCACATCGGCCAGATCCGCAAGAAGCTGGAGAACAATACCAGTGAGCCGCTCTTTGTCAAAACAGTCCGCGGGGTGGGCTACAAATTTGACGAAGGCCCTGGAAACTGA